From a single Streptomyces liliifuscus genomic region:
- a CDS encoding S-adenosylmethionine:tRNA ribosyltransferase-isomerase, giving the protein MTTALRVPEELSARVPAEQRGKGLDRDAVRLLVSRGTEVSHHGFAELPCLLRAGDLLIVNTSSTLAAAVDGRIGHARVVVHFSTRGDDGRWAVEVRDPDGRGTTRARAGGPAGTEVRLPGGVRLVLEESLTGRSPRLWWGRVSEPGGHAPEPEGRAPEGPMPEADVLGLLGRHGRPIRYSYTDRDQPLSAYQTVFALPAADGAGSAEMPSAARPFTARLVAALVSRGVQFAPVTLHTGVASAEAHEPPYPERFAVPEASARLINAARAGDGRVVAVGTTAVRAVESATGADGVVRASEGWTDLVVTPERGVRVVDGLLTGLHEPEASHLLMLEAVAGRAAIDRGYEAALRGRYLWHEFGDVHLILPEEAPHTEHCASNCR; this is encoded by the coding sequence ATGACGACGGCCCTTCGGGTGCCGGAGGAGTTGTCGGCCCGGGTGCCCGCCGAGCAGCGGGGCAAGGGGCTCGACCGTGACGCGGTGCGGCTGCTCGTCTCGCGCGGTACGGAGGTGTCGCATCACGGGTTCGCGGAGCTGCCGTGTCTGCTGAGAGCCGGGGACCTGCTCATCGTGAACACGTCATCGACGCTGGCGGCCGCGGTGGACGGGAGGATCGGGCACGCGCGCGTGGTGGTGCATTTCTCCACTCGGGGAGACGACGGGCGCTGGGCCGTGGAGGTGCGGGATCCCGACGGAAGGGGCACCACGCGCGCGCGTGCGGGTGGGCCCGCGGGGACAGAGGTGCGTCTCCCCGGGGGCGTACGGCTCGTCCTTGAGGAGTCCCTCACGGGGCGGAGCCCGCGGTTGTGGTGGGGCCGGGTGTCGGAACCGGGCGGACATGCGCCGGAACCCGAGGGCCGGGCGCCGGAAGGCCCGATGCCGGAGGCCGACGTCCTGGGGCTGCTGGGTCGGCACGGGAGGCCCATTCGTTACTCGTACACGGACCGGGACCAGCCGCTGTCCGCGTACCAGACGGTGTTCGCGCTGCCGGCCGCCGACGGGGCGGGCAGTGCGGAGATGCCGAGCGCGGCGCGGCCCTTCACCGCGCGGCTGGTGGCAGCGCTGGTGAGCCGGGGTGTGCAGTTCGCGCCCGTCACGCTGCACACCGGGGTCGCCTCGGCGGAGGCGCACGAGCCGCCGTACCCGGAGCGTTTCGCGGTGCCGGAGGCCTCGGCGCGGCTCATCAACGCGGCCAGGGCTGGGGACGGCAGGGTCGTCGCGGTGGGGACGACGGCCGTACGGGCGGTGGAGTCGGCGACCGGTGCCGACGGGGTGGTGCGGGCCTCGGAGGGCTGGACCGACCTCGTGGTGACCCCGGAGCGCGGGGTTCGGGTCGTCGACGGGCTGCTCACCGGGCTGCACGAGCCCGAGGCCTCGCATCTGCTGATGCTGGAGGCGGTCGCGGGGCGGGCCGCGATCGACCGCGGGTACGAGGCGGCGCTGCGGGGGCGCTACCTGTGGCACGAGTTCGGCGACGTGCACCTCATCCTCCCGGAGGAGGCTCCTCACACAGAGCATTGCGCCAGCAACTGCCGGTGA
- a CDS encoding response regulator: MADAIKVLLVDDHQVVRRGLRTFLEVQDDIEVVGEASDGAEGVARAEELKPDVVLMDVKMPGMDGVEALRKLRELDNPARVLIVTSFTEQRTVIPALRAGAAGYVYKDVDPDALAGAIRSVHAGHILLQPEVAGALLSQEETNYGQGRGSSLTEREREVLGLIADGRSNREIARALVLSEKTVKTHVSNILMKLDLADRTQAALWAVRHGVAG; the protein is encoded by the coding sequence GTGGCTGACGCAATCAAGGTGCTGCTCGTCGACGACCACCAAGTGGTCCGCCGGGGCCTGCGCACCTTCCTCGAAGTGCAGGACGACATCGAGGTCGTGGGAGAGGCGTCCGACGGCGCCGAAGGAGTCGCCCGCGCCGAGGAGTTGAAACCCGACGTCGTCCTCATGGACGTCAAGATGCCGGGCATGGACGGCGTGGAGGCCCTGCGCAAGCTCCGCGAACTCGACAACCCCGCGCGCGTGCTCATCGTGACCAGCTTCACCGAACAGCGCACGGTGATCCCCGCCCTGCGCGCGGGCGCCGCCGGGTACGTCTACAAGGACGTGGACCCCGACGCCCTCGCCGGAGCCATCCGCTCGGTCCACGCCGGACACATCCTGCTGCAACCCGAGGTGGCCGGCGCGCTGCTGTCCCAGGAGGAGACCAACTACGGGCAGGGGAGAGGCAGTTCACTCACCGAGCGGGAGCGGGAGGTACTCGGCCTGATCGCCGACGGCCGCTCCAACCGCGAGATCGCCCGCGCGCTCGTCCTGTCCGAGAAGACCGTCAAGACGCACGTCTCGAACATCCTGATGAAACTCGACCTCGCCGACCGGACGCAGGCCGCGCTGTGGGCCGTACGTCATGGTGTGGCCGGCTGA
- the chpE gene encoding chaplin ChpE, translating into MKNLKKAAAVTMVAGGLVAAGAGFASATDGAHAVGKAVGSPGVASGNLVQVPVHVPVNAVGNTVNVVGILNPAFGNDGFNG; encoded by the coding sequence GTGAAGAACCTGAAGAAGGCCGCAGCCGTCACGATGGTGGCCGGTGGCCTGGTTGCCGCCGGTGCCGGTTTCGCCTCCGCCACCGATGGTGCGCACGCCGTCGGCAAGGCCGTGGGCTCGCCGGGTGTCGCCTCGGGCAACCTCGTCCAGGTCCCGGTCCACGTCCCGGTGAACGCGGTCGGCAACACGGTGAACGTTGTCGGCATCCTGAACCCGGCGTTCGGCAACGACGGCTTCAACGGCTGA
- a CDS encoding GAF domain-containing sensor histidine kinase, with product MSKGPRSGLSAVSTALLAMSRHLEVRDVLKTIVASARELLDAQYAALGVPDDHGGFAQFVVDGVSDAQWKAIGPLPRQHGILAAMLHEARPERLADVREDPRFEGWPSAHPDMSDFLGLPIRDGDEVMGALFLANKNCPKPEGGCGFTEDDEELLTILAQHAAIALTNARLYERSRELTIAEERSRLAHELHDAVSQKLFSLRLTAQAAAALVDRDPARAKGELQQVAALAAEAADELRAAVVELRPAALDEDGLVATLRTQIQVLDRAHSARVTFDSCGVRALPAAQEEAMLRVAQEALHNALRHSGAARVDVTLERHGPGAVLRVIDDGGGFEPRATRRAGRHLGLVSMRDRTNGVGGTLTVESAPGKGTTIEMEVPGG from the coding sequence ATGAGCAAAGGACCCCGGTCGGGCCTGTCCGCGGTGAGCACCGCGCTGCTGGCCATGAGCCGACACCTGGAGGTGCGCGACGTCCTCAAGACGATCGTCGCCTCGGCCCGCGAACTGCTCGACGCGCAGTACGCGGCACTGGGGGTCCCCGACGACCACGGAGGCTTCGCCCAGTTCGTCGTCGACGGCGTCAGCGACGCCCAGTGGAAGGCCATCGGCCCGCTCCCGCGCCAGCACGGCATCCTCGCCGCGATGCTGCACGAGGCCCGCCCCGAGCGCCTCGCCGACGTGCGCGAGGACCCCCGCTTCGAGGGCTGGCCCTCCGCCCACCCCGACATGTCCGACTTCCTGGGCCTGCCCATCCGCGACGGCGACGAGGTCATGGGAGCCCTGTTCCTCGCCAACAAGAACTGCCCCAAGCCGGAAGGCGGTTGCGGCTTCACCGAGGACGACGAGGAACTCCTCACGATCCTCGCCCAGCACGCCGCGATCGCCCTCACGAACGCCCGGCTGTACGAGCGAAGCCGCGAACTCACCATCGCCGAGGAGCGCTCCCGCCTCGCCCACGAACTGCACGACGCCGTCAGCCAGAAGCTGTTCTCCCTGCGCCTCACCGCCCAGGCAGCCGCCGCCCTGGTCGACCGTGACCCGGCCCGCGCCAAGGGCGAACTCCAGCAGGTGGCCGCCCTCGCCGCCGAGGCCGCCGACGAACTGCGCGCGGCCGTCGTCGAGTTGCGCCCCGCCGCACTCGACGAGGACGGACTGGTCGCCACGCTGCGCACCCAGATACAGGTCCTCGACCGCGCCCACTCCGCGCGCGTGACCTTCGACAGCTGTGGTGTCCGCGCACTGCCCGCGGCCCAGGAGGAGGCCATGCTGCGTGTCGCCCAGGAGGCGCTGCACAACGCGCTGCGGCACTCGGGCGCGGCACGCGTCGACGTCACCCTGGAGCGGCACGGGCCGGGCGCCGTCCTGCGCGTCATCGACGACGGCGGCGGATTCGAACCCAGGGCGACGCGCCGCGCGGGACGCCACCTCGGCCTGGTGTCCATGCGCGACCGGACCAATGGCGTCGGAGGCACGCTCACCGTGGAATCGGCGCCCGGAAAGGGCACCACGATCGAGATGGAGGTCCCTGGTGGCTGA
- a CDS encoding SDR family NAD(P)-dependent oxidoreductase — MPVAIITGASKGLGRALAEALAERGWDLVLDARTAGVLQETAGALAKYGTRVEALPGDVTDGAHRAGLVAAARGLGGVDLLVNNASALGAEPLVRLDSLALDGLRRALEVNVVAALGLIQEALPLLRESPEGAVIDVSSDAAAEAYETWGGYGASKAALDHLSAVLGEEEPGLRVWAVDPGDMGTDLYAAAVPDDEDPRPEPARVVPAFLRLLDRRPASGRFGAPALLEQR; from the coding sequence ATGCCGGTAGCGATCATCACGGGGGCTTCGAAGGGGCTGGGGCGCGCACTCGCCGAGGCCCTGGCGGAGCGTGGCTGGGATCTGGTGCTCGACGCCAGAACGGCGGGAGTCCTCCAGGAGACGGCCGGCGCCCTCGCCAAGTACGGGACACGGGTGGAGGCGCTGCCGGGGGATGTCACGGACGGCGCTCATCGCGCCGGCCTGGTGGCGGCGGCGCGGGGGCTCGGTGGCGTCGATCTCCTGGTGAACAACGCGAGCGCGCTGGGCGCCGAACCGCTCGTACGTCTCGACTCACTGGCCCTGGACGGGCTGCGGCGGGCCCTGGAGGTCAACGTGGTCGCGGCGCTCGGTCTGATCCAGGAGGCGCTGCCGCTGCTGCGGGAGTCCCCCGAGGGCGCGGTGATCGACGTCAGCTCGGACGCCGCGGCCGAGGCGTACGAGACCTGGGGCGGCTACGGGGCCTCGAAGGCGGCGCTGGACCATCTGTCGGCGGTGCTCGGCGAGGAGGAGCCCGGGCTGCGGGTGTGGGCGGTCGACCCGGGAGACATGGGCACCGATCTGTACGCGGCGGCCGTGCCGGACGACGAGGATCCGCGGCCCGAGCCGGCCCGTGTCGTGCCCGCGTTTCTGCGGCTGCTCGACCGGCGTCCGGCGAGCGGGCGCTTCGGGGCGCCGGCGCTGCTGGAGCAGCGATGA